AGTTCTTACTTCAATGGTATAATAAATTGTTGCATAAAAAATTCATATTCAACCTGTTTGCTCTGCATGTATAAGTTTAATTCTTAAGATCCATCATATCACTCTTTTAAGATACGATTCAAGATATTACCGTGATGGCATACAAAAAAAGTTAAAAAAGGGAAGATAGTTTACCTTCTAATTTAAGAAACTAAATCTTCAGACTTTTGGTAATTGCAAACTGTGCAACGAAATCTTTTGGGACAACCCGAATATATCCTTTGTTGTACTGATCAAGAGCCACGTTCGCCAGCTTAAGGAATGTAACAGGATTGCTTTCAGCAGAGTCTATTATAGGCTTCATAACAGATTCCACAGCAACACCCCTGGTCATACCCCCGCCGCTCTGTTCGCCCCTGATGAAGTTAATGGAGTCGTTGGTCACGTAACCGTAACCATCCACGTAGATTGGACCTGCAGCACTTACAAGTGCGTTAACTGCATCAGGTGTTATCATCACAACTGCATCTGTTTTTATTCCCTTGTTGTACTCAACTATTTCC
The Methanobacterium aggregans DNA segment above includes these coding regions:
- a CDS encoding DUF4012 domain-containing protein, whose translation is EIVEYNKGIKTDAVVMITPDAVNALVSAAGPIYVDGYGYVTNDSINFIRGEQSGGGMTRGVAVESVMKPIIDSAESNPVTFLKLANVALDQYNKGYIRVVPKDFVAQFAITKSLKI